The following are encoded together in the Triticum dicoccoides isolate Atlit2015 ecotype Zavitan chromosome 6B, WEW_v2.0, whole genome shotgun sequence genome:
- the LOC119325140 gene encoding protein PHOSPHATE-INDUCED 1-like: MAGFSYTSHVAVALVSVLLLSLAHGSLGLGARRLMELYKPDPSELLTYHNGAVLQGAIPVSVLWYGRFTPAQKAVVSDFLLSLTTASPAPTPSVSQWWNTIHQLYLSKAKGANAKRATQVALAGQVSDERCSLGKSLKLPQLAALAASAKPRKGGIALVLTAEDVAVEGFCRSRCGLHGSDAAARTAYVWVGNSASQCPGQCAWPFHKPVYGPQAPALVPPSGDVGMDGMVMNVASMVAGAVTNPFGDGFYQGPREAPLEAATACPGVYGSGAYPGYAGNLAVDATTGASYNANGASGRKYLLPALFDPDTSTCSTLV; encoded by the coding sequence ATGGCCGGCTTCTCGTACACGAGCCACGTTGCAGTTGCACTGGTTTCGGTGCTGCTGCTGAGCCTCGCGCACGGCTCACTGGGGCTGGGGGCCAGGAGGCTCATGGAGCTGTACAAGCCGGACCCCAGCGAGCTCCTCACGTACCACAACGGCGCCGTGCTGCAGGGCGCCATCCCGGTCTCCGTGCTCTGGTACGGCCGCTTCACGCCCGCGCAGAAGGCCGTCGTCTCCGACTTCCTCCTCTCGCTCACCACCGCCTCGCCGGCGCCGACCCCGTCCGTCTCTCAGTGGTGGAACACCATCCACCAGCTCTACCTCTCCAAGGCCAAGGGCGCCAACGCCAAGCGCGCGACGCAGGTGGCGCTCGCCGGGCAGGTCTCCGACGAGCGGTGCTCGCTCGGGAAGAGCCTCAAGCTGCCCCAGCTCGCGGCGCTGGCGGCGAGCGCCAAGCCCCGGAAGGGCGGGATCGCGCTGGTGCTCACCGCGGAGGACGTGGCCGTGGAGGGCTTCTGCCGGAGCCGGTGCGGCCTGCACGGCTCCGACGCCGCGGCCCGCACCGCGTACGTGTGGGTCGGCAACTCCGCCTCGCAGTGCCCCGGGCAGTGCGCGTGGCCGTTCCACAAGCCGGTGTACGGGCCCCAGGCGCCGGCGCTGGTGCCGCCCAGCGGCGACGTCGGGATGGACGGCATGGTGATGAACGTCGCCAGCATGGTCGCGGGCGCGGTCACCAACCCGTTCGGGGACGGGTTCTACCAGGGCCCCAGGGAGGCGCCGCTGGAGGCCGCGACGGCGTGCCCGGGGGTCTACGGCAGCGGCGCGTACCCCGGCTACGCCGGGAACCTGGCGGTGGACGCCACGACCGGGGCGAGCTACAATGCCAACGGGGCCAGCGGGAGGAAGTACCTGCTTCCCGCGCTGTTCGACCCTGACACGTCCACCTGTTCGACCTTGGTGTAA
- the LOC119320420 gene encoding protein PHOSPHATE-INDUCED 1-like has translation MLASVAQLCMGARRRMELYRPDPADMLSYHNGAVLHGDIAVSVLWYGNFKPAQKAVIVDFLLSLTAETQAASPSVAQWWSTIDQQYLSPASAKSNGAGAKTRVLLADQLSDGECSTGKSLTLEQITALAATASPKKGGVAVVFTAQDVAVEGFGMGRCSLHGSDASSGTTHIWVGNPETQCPGACAWPFHQPAYGPQDAPLVAPNGDVGADAMVMNFASMLAGAATNPFGDGYYQGSSDAPLEAATACPGVFGNGAYPGYAGDLKVDQATGASYNCNGAHGRKYLLPALYDPSKSACGTLV, from the coding sequence ATGCTTGCGAGCGTGGCACAGCTTTGCATGGGCGCGAGGCGGCGCATGGAGCTGTACCGGCCGGACCCGGCTGACATGCTCTCCTACCACAATGGCGCCGTGCTCCACGGCGACATTGCCGTGTCCGTCCTCTGGTACGGCAACTTCAAGCCGGCGCAGAAGGCGGTGATCGTCGACTTCCTCCTCTCGCTCACCGCCGAGACCCAGGCCGCCTCGCCGTCCGTCGCGCAGTGGTGGAGCACCATCGACCAGCAGTACCTGTCCCCCGCGAGCGCGAAGTCCAACGGCGCGGGCGCGAAGACCCGTGTCCTTCTCGCGGACCAGCTCTCCGACGGCGAGTGCTCCACGGGCAAGTCCCTCACCCTCGAGCAGATCACCGCCCTGGCCGCGACGGCTAGCCCCAAGAAAGGCGGCGTCGCGGTGGTGTTCACGGCGCAGGACGTGGCGGTGGAGGGCTTCGGCATGGGCCGGTGCAGCCTGCACGGCTCCGACGCCAGCTCCGGCACGACCCACATCTGGGTCGGCAACCCGGAGACGCAGTGTCCCGGCGCGTGCGCGTGGCCCTTCCACCAGCCAGCCTATGGCCCCCAGGACGCGCCCCTCGTGGCGCCCAATGGCGACGTCGGGGCGGACGCCATGGTCATGAACTTCGCGAGCATGCTCGCCGGCGCGGCGACCAACCCGTTCGGCGACGGGTACTACCAGGGCAGCAGCGACGCCCCGCTGGAGGCCGCCACCGCCTGCCCAGGAGTCTTCGGCAACGGCGCGTACCCTGGCTACGCCGGCGACCTCAAAGTGGACCAGGCCACCGGGGCGAGCTACAATTGCAATGGCGCGCATGGCAGGAAGTACTTGCTTCCTGCGCTCTACGACCCTTCCAAGTCCGCTTGTGGCACTTTGGTCTAG